A window of the Halichoerus grypus chromosome 2, mHalGry1.hap1.1, whole genome shotgun sequence genome harbors these coding sequences:
- the DNAI2 gene encoding dynein axonemal intermediate chain 2 translates to MEIVYVYVKKRSEFGKQCNFSDRQAELNIDIPPNPELAEQFVERNPVDTGIQCSTSMSEHEANTERFEMETRGINHVEGGWPKDVNPLELEQTIRFRKKVEKDENYINAIMQLGSIMEHCIKQNNAIDIYQEYFDDEDAVEVTEEAPSAKTINVFRDPQEIKRSATHLSWHPDGNRKLAVAYSCLNFQRAPEGMSHESYIWDLENPNRPEIVLKPSSSLVTLEYNPKDSHVLLGGCYNGQLACWDTRKGSLVAELSTIEFSHRDPVYGSIWLQSKTGTECFSASTDGQVMWWDIRKMSEPTEVVILDITRKEQLESALGAISLEFESTLPTKFMVGTEQGIVISCNRKAKTSAEKIVCTFPGHHGPIYALQRNPFYPKNFLTVGDWTTRIWSEDSRESSIMWTKYHMAYLTDGAWSPVRPAVFFTTKMDGTLDIWDFVFKQCDPALSLKVCDEALFCLRVQDNGCFIACGSQLGTTTLLEVSNGLCTLQRNEKNTASSIFERETRREKILEARHREMRLKEKGKVEGKDDDQREEETTLNLEELVTKAEEEFFDIIFSELKKKEAEAMKKKPKPKHQDLETDEEVEGEDQGEEEGDHAETPT, encoded by the exons ATGGAGATCGTGTACGTGTACGTCAAGAAGCGAAGCGAGTTCGGGAAGCAATGCAACTTCTCCGACCGCCAGGCGGAGCTGAACATCGACATCCCGCCCAACCCCGAGCTGGCCGAGCAGTTTGTGGAGAGGAACCCGGTGGACACGGGCATCCAGTGCTCCACTAGCATGTCAGAACACGAG GCCAACACAGAGCGGTTTGAGATGGAGACCCGGGGGATTAACCATGTTGAGGGCGGCTGGCCCAAGGATGTGAACCCCCTGGAGCTGGAGCAGACGATCCGGTTCCGGAAGAAGGTGGAGAAGGATGAGAACTACATCAACGCCATCATGCAGCTTGGCTCG ATCATGGAGCACTGCATCAAGCAGAATAATGCCATTGACATCTACCAGGAGTATTTTGATGACGAGGATGCGGTGGAGGTGACAGAGGAGGCCCCTTCAGCTAAAACCATCAATGTTTTCAG GGATCCCCAGGAGATCAAGCGGTCAGCCACACACCTCTCCTGGCACCCTGATGGCAACAGAAAGTTGGCGGTGGCGTATTCTTGCTTGAATTTTCAACGGGCGCCTGAGGGCATGAGCCACGAATCGTACATCTGGGACCTGG aaaACCCCAACAGGCCTGAAATTGTCCTGAAGCCATCTTCTTCTCTTGTCACCTTGGAGTACAACCCCAAAGATTCCCACGTGCTTCTGGGAGGCTGCTACAATGGGCAGCTTG cCTGTTGGGACACCCGCAAGGGCAGCCTGGTGGCGGAGCTGTCCACCATTGAGTTCAGCCATCGAGACCCTGTGTATGGTTCCATCTGGCTGCAATCGAAGACGGGCACTGAGTGCTTCTCGGCATCCACAGACGGGCAG GTCATGTGGTGGGATATCCGAAAGATGAGCGAACCCACCGAGGTGGTGATCCTGGACATTACCAGAAAGGAGCAGTTGGAGAGCGCCTTGGGGGCCATCTCCCTGGAGTTCGAGTCTACTTTG CCAACCAAGTTCATGGTGGGCACCGAGCAGGGCATTGTCATCTCTTGCAACCGCAAGGCCAAGACGTCAGCTGAGAAGATCGTGTGCACCTTCCCAGGCCACCATGGCCCCATCTATGCCCTGCAGAGAAATCCGTTCTACCCGAAGAACTTCCTGACCGTCGGTGACTGGACCACCCGCATCTGGTCCGAGGACAGCCGGGAGTCGTCCATCATGTGGACCAA GTACCACATGGCTTACCTCACCGACGGtgcctggagcccagtgaggcCGGCGGTTTTCTTCACCACCAAAATGGACGGGACCCTGGACATCTGGGACTTTGTGTTCAAGCAGTGTGACCCTGCCCTCAGCCTGAAG GTGTGTGACGAGGCCCTGTTCTGCCTCCGGGTGCAGGACAACGGGTGTTTCATCGCCTGTGGTTCTCAGCTGGGGACCACCACGCTGCTGGAGGTCTCCAATGGGCTGTGCACGCTCCAGAGGAACGAGAAGAACACAGCTTCTTCA ATATTTGAGCGGGAGACCCGGCGGGAGAAGATTCTGGAGGCCAGGCACCGGGAGATGCGGCTGAAGGAGAAGGGCAAGGTGGAGGGCAAGGACGATgaccagagggaggaggagaccacCCTCAACCTTGAGGAGCTGGTCACCAAGGCCGAAGAGGAGTTCTTCGACATCATCTTTTCAGAGCTGAAGAAGAAGGAGGCGGAAGCCATGAAGAAGAAGCCGAAGCCT AAACATCAGGATCTGGAGACAGATGAGGAGGTGGAAGGAGAAGAccaaggggaggaagaaggtgaCCATGCCGAGACTCCGACCTAG